A single window of Cherax quadricarinatus isolate ZL_2023a chromosome 10, ASM3850222v1, whole genome shotgun sequence DNA harbors:
- the LOC128687872 gene encoding uncharacterized protein: MCHDGELMMVVAALVVTSCVAAALVVLYFTAVRSFKRQVRLLMAQYQSLPTACAPTAAIDTTLQENHLLPTTHDPEDHLLPTTHDPEDHLLPTTHDPEPNLLPTTHDPEDHLLPTTHDPEPNLLPTTHDPEDHLLPTTHDPEPHLLPTTHDPETHLLPTTHNPETHLLPTTHNPETHLLPTTHNPETHLLPTTHDPETHLLPTTHNPETHLLPTTHNPETHLLPTTHNPETHLLPTTHNPETHLLPTTHNPETHLLPTTHNPETHLLPTTHNPETHVLPTTHDPVTHQLPTTHDPETHLLPTTHNPETHLLPTTHNPETHLLPTTHALKFQELLSSHILEKHLIPGRPTSDGPLLTTHALNSHILPTAHTFNKHLPPITCDHSQAVTLGLENFLLPTTHTLDTHLQPTFQLQEWAAHSRRPNEHTYDEMVVNDLPPPSRSFKVWEESGPTECGRGGRATPSPHPPSKRCDINTLHPGDGESPTPSGDRSNKQVAFSELPSQLAPLDTVHIPISELPAALDTINDIYQSAYC; the protein is encoded by the exons CGGCAGGTACGACTGTTGATGGCTCAGTACCAGTCTCTCCCCACTGCCTGTGCACCAACTGCTGCCATCGACACTACCCTCCAAGAGAACCACCTGTTGCCCACCACACACGACCCTGAAGATCACCTACTGCCCACCACACACGACCCTGAAGATCACCTACTGCCCACCACACACGACCCTGAGCCCAACCTACTGCCCACCACACACGACCCTGAAGATCACCTACTGCCCACCACACACGACCCTGAGCCCAACCTACTGCCCACCACACACGACCCTGAAGATCACCTACTGCCCACCACACACGACCCTGAGCCCCACCTACTGCCCACCACACACGACCCTGAGACCCACCTActgcccaccacacacaaccctgAGACTCACCTAttgcccaccacacacaaccctgAGACCCACCTActgcccaccacacacaaccctgAGACCCACCTACTGCCTACCACACACGATCCTGAGACCCACCTActgcccaccacacacaaccctgAGACCCACCTActgcccaccacacacaaccctgAGACCCACCTActgcccaccacacacaaccctgAGACCCACCTActgcccaccacacacaaccctgAGACCCACCTActgcccaccacacacaaccctgAGACCCACCTACTGCCCACTACACACAACCCTGAGACCCACCTACTGCCCACCACACATAACCCTGAGACCCACGTGCTGCCCACCACACACGACCCTGTGACCcaccagctgcccaccacacATGACCCTGAGACCCACCTGCtgcccacaacacacaaccctgAGACCCACCTGCtgcccacaacacacaaccctgAGACCCACCTGCTGCCCACCACACACGCCTTAAAATTCCAAGAGCTCCTTTCCTCCCACATCCTCGAGAAGCACCTTATACCAGGGAGACCCACCAGTGATGGCCCACTGCTCACCACCCACGCCCTCAACAGTCATATTCTACCCACCGCCCATACCTTCAACAAGCACCTCCCGCCCATCACCTGTGACCACAGTCAAGCGGTCACCCTTGGTCTCGAAAATTTCTTGCTTCCCACCACCCATACCCTGGACACCCACCTGCAGCCCACGTTTCAGCTGCAGGAGTGGGCTGCCCACAGCCGCAGACCGAACGAACACACCTACGATGAAATGGTCGTCAACGACCTGCCTCCACCATCCAGGTCGTTCA AGGTGTGGGAAGAGAGTGGTCCCACTGAGTGTGGGCGTGGGGGGAGAGCCACCCCGTCCCCACACCCACCATCCAAACGCTGCGACATCAACACACTTCACCCAGGTGATGGAGAGTCTCCCACACCTTCAGGCGACCGCTCGAACAAGCAGGTGGCATTCTCAGAGCTGCCCTCACAGCTGGCACCCCTTGACACAGTGCATATTCCCATCTCTGAGCTCCCTGCAGCACTAGATACCATTAATGACATTTACCAGAGTGCCTACTGCTAG
- the LOC128687871 gene encoding uncharacterized protein — MRLAVLVLAAAAAATSVEAEEHRSIRLRRSIGSWFSDFFKKWKESDDDYDEEEVITVPVIRPIYQPPVKSYYPPPAPPIKPSYGPPLLPPSSYGRGHVNGGFGGGGSFNGGFGGGGPFKGGFGGGGVGIPIQGGYGGGGGQFKGGIGGGGGGFGGPIKGGIGGGGGGFGGPINGGFGGGGGHFKGGIGGGDPIKGGFGGGGVGGGFKGGVGGGGPIKGGYGGGIGGGGHFKGGHGGGGHIKGGHSKGLPHDFGPVKDSDVVHIGGGSFLPPALPAGGYSSPADSYAAPPAPVNSYVPPVIDIYGPPKPIDSYAALPTVSTSYSSVGVPVAPLGPGKDLISEFRSLPSFPLPMAEHGSSSSSYLEGFHPSQPLAAEHVGATGALIGKEVRAPLRPLYDLPSDSKLNLGGSALPLAGGFDALGSGKGSIGEGFGASVGLKDQHSSSTASLTYGAELGYDDPIIEIIFQDGEPAPPPPPPVIDPEVFALPEEPVEVYFIEYSPGDNIDDLGALNLEGAKPGILHDLPEELPIDVRSHLLDSGVLDNAEIQVINLDDALTKGFLDQNTRQALEAVYASESRIDETKVDAPSKEGVNIRVHRLMNEDGTPKGVAELLSGLGKYREGRFAGLVEANDEGSKKFIPVIVDGDKLPLPNHPGLEGREVAGVLVLAPTDKKNQTSAPPANTSSPEHNLVESASNPQPVVAAAGAIEERADREWNGDPNGWRPVWD; from the coding sequence gtgttggccGCGGCTGCGGCAGCGACTAGCGTGGAAGCAGAGGAACACCGGTCGATACGCCTCAGGAGAAGTATCGGTTCCTGGTTCTCTGACTTCTTCAAGAAGTGGAAGGAATCTGACGACGACtacgatgaggaggaggtgatTACTGTGCCGGTCATCCGTCCCATCTACCAGCCTCCCGTTAAGTCTTACTACCCGCCTCCAGCGCCTCCGATCAAGCCTTCGTACGGCCCTccgctcctccctccctcttcctacgGACGTGGCCACGTTAATGGAGGCTTCGGAGGTGGCGGCAGCTTTAACGGAGGTTTCGGAGGTGGTGGTCCCTTTAAGGGAGGATTTGGAGGGGGCGGAGTAGGCATCCCCATACAGGGAGGCTATGGTGGAGGCGGAGGACAATTCAAGGGAGGtattggaggtggaggtggtggattcGGCGGCCCCATCAAGGGAGGtattggaggaggaggtggtggattCGGCGGCCCCATCAATGGAGGATTTGGAGGAGGCGGCGGCCACTTCAAAGGAGGCATTGGAGGAGGTGATCCCATCAAGGGAGGCTTCGGAGGTGGTGGAGTCGGAGGTGGCTTCAAAGGAGGCGTTGGAGGTGGTGGCCCCATTAAGGGAGGCTATGGAGGGGGTATAGGAGGCGGTGGTCACTTTAAGGGAGGCCACGGAGGTGGCGGTCACATTAAGGGGGGACATTCCAAAGGACTTCCACACGACTTTGGTCCGGTAAAAGACTCGGATGTGGTTCATATTGGAGGAGGCTCCTTCTTgccaccagcactgccagcagGTGGCTACTCTTCTCCTGCTGACAGTTATGCCGCACCTCCTGCTCCAGTTAACAGTTATGTCCCTCCAGTCATTGATATCTACGGTCCTCCTAAACCCATTGATTCCTATGCTGCATTGCCTACAGTTAGTACCTCCTACAGTTCAGTAGGGGTGCCAGTGGCTCCTCTGGGTCCTGGGAAAGACCTAATCAGCGAGTTTcgttcccttccctccttccctcttcccatgGCAGAGCACggctcctcttcctcatcttacCTCGAAGGTTTCCACCCATCACAGCCCCTTGCTGCGGAGCATGTTGGTGCAACAGGCGCCTTGATAGGAAAAGAAGTTCGTGCACCGCTACGCCCTCTCTACGACCTTCCCTCTGATTCAAAGCTCAACCTCGGTGGATCTGCTCTGCCTCTCGCTGGTGGCTTTGACGCCCTTGGCAGTGGCAAAGGAAGTATTGGAGAAGGTTTTGGAGCTTCCGTAGGATTAAAAGACCAACATTCATCATCTACAGCGTCACTGACGTACGGGGCTGAGCTGGGCTACGACGATCCTATCATTGAGATCATTTTCCAAGACGGagaaccagcacctccaccacctccacctgtcATAGATCCAGAAGTGTTCGCATTGCCAGAAGAACCCGTTGAAGTTTATTTCATTGAATACTCCccaggagacaacattgatgaccTTGGTGCTCTGAACTTAGAGGGTGCCAAGCCAGGTATCTTGCATGATCTACCTGAGGAACTGCCCATTGATGTTCGCTCTCATCTGTTGGACTCTGGAGTCCTGGATAACGCTGAGATCCAAGTTATTAATTTAGATGACGCCTTAACTAAGGGTTTTCTAGACCAGAACACCAGACAAGCTCTGGAAGCTGTGTATGCCTCTGAGAGCCGCATTGATGAAACGAAAGTTGATGCACCATCTAAAGAAGGTGTCAACATCAGAGTTCACCGTCTGATGAATGAAGACGGTACACCTAAAGGAGTGGCTGAGTTACTCTCTGGTTTAGGCAAGTACCGCGAGGGTCGCTTTGCTGGGCTTGTAGAAGCTAATGACGAAGGTTCAAAAAAATTCATTCCAGTAATAGTTGATGGAGATAAACTACCCTTACCAAACCATCCTGGGCTAGAGGGACGCGAAGTGGCTGGGGTTCTTGTGTTAGCACCCACTGATAAGAAGAACCAAACGTCAGCGCCCCCAGCCAACACCAGCAGCCCAGAACACAACCTGGTAGAGTCGGCGTCAAATCCACAGCCAGTAGTGGCAGCGGCAGGCGCCATTGAGGAACGAGCGGACAGGGAATGGAACGGTGACCCCAACGGCTGGCGTCCCGTCTGGGACTGA